The genomic DNA CTTACTCCAGCACTTATAGTTATATAGTTTTTTATTTTAGAATATATATGTTCAATACCCTCAAATTCAAGAAGTTTGAAAACTCTTTTAATATATAATTCTATATTATCAATCTCTTCAACACCGATTGATTCTATAGAATCTACTAATATTAAAATTTCTTCTCCCCCATATCTGATTATGTGTTCGGTAATATCTATAAATACACTTCTTATAATATCAGTTACCTTAACTATAACTTTATCCCCTGCTAGATGACCATAATTATCATTATAACTTTTAAAACAATCTATATCGACCAGTATTGCAACCATATTTTTGTCTCTGGTTCCATTAAATAAATCCAACTGCTGTTCCAAATATCTTCTATTATATAGTTTAGTAAGTCCATCTTTTAAAATATCATTTTCTAATTTCTTATTATCATCCACTAGTAATCTTAAACTCTCTTGTTTTTGTCTGAGTTCATATTGTTTGTGAATTGCTTGAGATGTTTTATAGGAATTATTTTTTTCCCACCTATCAGAATACCAATCCATACTTTTATAATATTCTATTGCCAGTTTAAAATCTTTTTTTAGCTCATATCCATTTGCTATTAGCCCATAAAATATAGATATTTTTCTAAGATTCAATGAACTCTTTTTAACTAAATTTAAACCTTTTATATAACAACTTATACCTTCATCTATATTACCAAATTTTATATATAAATCTCCATACAACTTATATATGTAATCTAGTTTAGAATTATATATAAAAACATCTCCAAAACTTTTATATATATTTTTTGATAAAATTAAATAGGTGTTTACCTTTTCAAAACTACAATTATCTTTCTTTAACTCAATTTCAGCTGAATATAAAAATATAAATGAATATAAATAATCCTTATATACACCTTCAACAACTTTCATTAATTTTATAGTCTTTAATAAAATAACTTCTGCTTCTTTATTCATATCTTCTTTTAAATATGCCCATATAAGGTCTATTTTTATAGACACTCTTTCAGTTACTGATATTGAGTTATTACTGTGTGCAACATCTAATACATTATTTATGTATTTTATAGCTTCTACATTATTTCCACTCTCTAAATAACACAAACTTATTATACATTTACAAAAAGCCTCTATAGAGTATAAATTATTTTCTTGAGCCAATTTTAGACATTCAATTAAGTATTCCATACTTTTTATAAAGTTATTAAATAAATATAGATAAACTCTCCCAAATATATAATTTGCCCTACTTACAAGAGCTTTATTTTTTAAAGTTTTAAAAAAAGACACTTCTTCTACTAAAGCTATTACATCCGTTTTGGTCTGATATAAAGCACTTATTTCTACACATAAACTCATATTTAACAATACCAACAACTCATTTAAATGATTTTGTCTTATAATTTTTTTTGCTGAGAAATAAAAATTATTTACCTTATCATATTTTCTTATAGAAATAGCTGATAAAGTAAGATAAATATAAATTTTAGATATTATATCTGAATCATCTTTTAATGACAATTTTTTAATATACTTTAATGACTCTATCAAATAGTTGTATGATGCTTCTCTATCTTTTTTTATATAGTTTATAAGACTAATTAAATATAAAGTATAGACTCTACTATTATCTTCTAATTTTGTATTTAAAAGGTCTTTGTGATAATCCAAGATGTAGTTTAAATCTGTCAAATTTAGATAGAATTTAGTCAACATATCGTATTCTATCTTGTTTATATTTCTCTTTAAATCTTCTATTAAACTCCTTTTCAAGTAAATCACCAATCCTATTTCAACAGTTAAAAATTCTTAAAATCATGATAATGCAAACATCTATTTCTACCACTTTCCTTTGCTTTATATAAAGCTTTATCAGCATTTTCAATTATTTCTTTTATATCTATACTACTATTTTTACATGTATCAATGCCAATACTAACTGTCAAATTATTGTTTAAAAATTTCTTTACAATCCTACATAATTTTCTTCCAAATATTTTACTTTTTTTATAATCTTTACATACAGATAATATCAGAAATTCTTCTCCACCATACCTTATCATAAGCATGTCTTTTTTTAGATATTTTTTTATTATTATAGTTATATTTTTAAGAGCAATATCTCCATTGTAGTGTCCATAAGTATCATTGTATTCTTTAAAGTAATCTACATCTATCATAAATGCTGTGCAATATTCACTAACTTCTTGTTTTTCTAAAAAATCGTTCAAAAAAGTTCTATTATATGCACTTGTCAAATGGTCAACATACTTTTTTTTATCTAAATCAAGTTTTACTTTTCTCATGTTATTTATTTCTTTTTCTATATACTCATGTCTATAATTTAAGGAATCTATATAATTTCTATTTCGAGCTTTTATATACATCATTTTTAACTCATAATACATTTTAAAGTATTTCATACTCATTTCATAATTTTGAATCTTTTCAAAACACAAATATATACTCTTATATGCTAACTTCACATAATTATAATTTTTAGCATTTTTAGATTTTTCAAGGAGTTTTTTATTTGTGTTTAAGGCATTGTCATAATATCCAAAGATATAATATATCTTTGCCTGGTGATAAATTATTTCTAAATCATATATTATATATTCTTCTATATTTTTTATCATATTTAATATGTTTTTAGCTCTATCTAAATAGCATATTGATTGTTCAAAAGATTTTTCATTACTTTTTGCATAATACATGGCTAAACTTATAAATAAATCAAACTTCTCTACTTCTTTTAAGCTATGATTTTTAATTTTTTCTAGATATACTTCAGATTTTGCTAAATTATTTATTGCGACAGGATAATTTCTAGTCTTTATTAATATTTTAGTTATGTTGTTTGATGCTCTATATTTTTGAATTATATTTACATTTCTATACTTTTTATTGCTTATTACTTCATTGAAATATTCCATGGAACATTCATAATTTTCAAACGAACATTCACACTCACCTATCTTTATATTACATAGTGAAGATACTTGCATATCCTTTAGTAAATCTGCATATTTTCTTGCTTTTAAAAAATTTACCTTAGCAATTAGAGCATCATCCAAAAACAAAAAATATATTTTACCAATAATAAAAAAATATATTTTTTTACAATTAAAATCGTTAATTTCTTTTATCTTTATATACAACGTTTCTATCTCTTTAATTATTACAGAAGATTCTATACACTTACTTGCCTTAATGTAAATAAGTTGTGATTTAAAAATAATTTCTTCAATTAGAAAATTATTTTCATCACAAATAAGATTAAATTTATCCATATATAAATTTGCCTTATTTACATCTTCATTTTTTAAACTTAAAATAGCTATTTGTGAATAAAATCGTGCTAAAAATTTATAATCTTTGGGTAAGCATTTATCAATATATTTACAGGAAATCAAAATATACTCTTTCATTTTTTCACTAAACCCTTGAATACCATATAATAAAGCTAGCAAAAAATTTGATTTTAATAACATTAAACTATTTTGTTCAGTTTTATAGCAATCAATTAAATTCTTTACTACATCAATTTTATTTTCAATAAAATCGTTATTAGTCAATAATCTTTCATTCAAGGTTAGTTTAAACATTGAATCTAAAATTGTATCATCTATCTCTTCCAAATATTTACTATATATTGTAACTCACCTCCGACTTACATTATCTCATAAATTTAGTAATTTTCCATACTATTTTTGAAAAAAGTTGATGTCTCAATTTAGAAATTTCTCTTAAATTAAGACATACTTTACACTAAACTATACAATTTTCTATCTGAACTATATAATCCTGACAATTTTCGCAAATTATCACACTTACAATATAACTATTATCAACTTTATTTGCCCTTGATAGTTTATTAAAAGATAGTCCTTTATAATCAACAGATATATTGCTTATTACATATTCTCCATCTTTACTGAAAATATAAAAGTGATATTCTAAAAAAGGAAAGAATTTTTTCTTTTCTTTTACTCCTTCTAAACATAATGGACATGCTTCTTGATAATATTCTACATCAAAATCAACTTCTTCTGCTTCATTAAGTATATCAATTATTTTTGAAATACTTACTCCTTGAACTGGATTTTCTTCATCATTTATTAAAGCACTACAGTTCTCCTCTTTTAATAAATATTCCTTATCATCATATATAAACTTATATAAACTCATATTATATCCTCCTTATAATTATTAATCTCCAAGTTATTCTACCATTTAAATAAAGTTAATAAAAGTAATTGTTTATAATCTTTATAATTAAGTTATGTATACATATATTCCTATGCGCTATCTTAATTAATGATTTTAAAATCCAAGTTTGCAATTTGAACATCCAGTTTCCCAAAATCTATTGTCAAAACTCACTTTAGTTATTAATATAATGATATAAATATATAACTGCATAGATGTTACACACTTAACTATTTAATATGATACGATTTGGTATCTAAATTTATATATTGTATATAGGGGGAGATATATATGTATAAAGATAAAAGTGATGAATGTATACACTTAATGACTGCATACATCGATAGTATAAGTGGATATTATTCATTTATTGACACACAATTAGAGGATTTTATGATGAAATATGGTGAAAACATTGTTGATTCAAATTTACACAGTATAATGATGTTGCTTTGTAAATGGGGATTATCTTAGCATTTCAAGAAACTTTTTTGTATATTGTATCCTATATTATTTATTCATTAACAAAAAAGATTGACATAAACTTAAAAGCTATATATAGATTTCTTTAAAAATCTATATATAGCTTTTTTAATTTTTTCAAAATGTATACTTAAATAAGTTAGTTTTTTTCAAAATTTGACTGTCTAATATGATATAATTTAACTATCTACAACAATAAAAAATATCTAATATGTATTATCTAGTTTAGCTCATCATAATAACATCCATATATTTACAATTAAGATATTTTCAATATAGTAATACTCAATTTT from Clostridioides difficile ATCC 9689 = DSM 1296 includes the following:
- a CDS encoding DUF3785 domain-containing protein, translating into MSLYKFIYDDKEYLLKEENCSALINDEENPVQGVSISKIIDILNEAEEVDFDVEYYQEACPLCLEGVKEKKKFFPFLEYHFYIFSKDGEYVISNISVDYKGLSFNKLSRANKVDNSYIVSVIICENCQDYIVQIENCIV
- a CDS encoding GGDEF domain-containing protein produces the protein MEEIDDTILDSMFKLTLNERLLTNNDFIENKIDVVKNLIDCYKTEQNSLMLLKSNFLLALLYGIQGFSEKMKEYILISCKYIDKCLPKDYKFLARFYSQIAILSLKNEDVNKANLYMDKFNLICDENNFLIEEIIFKSQLIYIKASKCIESSVIIKEIETLYIKIKEINDFNCKKIYFFIIGKIYFLFLDDALIAKVNFLKARKYADLLKDMQVSSLCNIKIGECECSFENYECSMEYFNEVISNKKYRNVNIIQKYRASNNITKILIKTRNYPVAINNLAKSEVYLEKIKNHSLKEVEKFDLFISLAMYYAKSNEKSFEQSICYLDRAKNILNMIKNIEEYIIYDLEIIYHQAKIYYIFGYYDNALNTNKKLLEKSKNAKNYNYVKLAYKSIYLCFEKIQNYEMSMKYFKMYYELKMMYIKARNRNYIDSLNYRHEYIEKEINNMRKVKLDLDKKKYVDHLTSAYNRTFLNDFLEKQEVSEYCTAFMIDVDYFKEYNDTYGHYNGDIALKNITIIIKKYLKKDMLMIRYGGEEFLILSVCKDYKKSKIFGRKLCRIVKKFLNNNLTVSIGIDTCKNSSIDIKEIIENADKALYKAKESGRNRCLHYHDFKNF
- a CDS encoding diguanylate cyclase, yielding MLTKFYLNLTDLNYILDYHKDLLNTKLEDNSRVYTLYLISLINYIKKDREASYNYLIESLKYIKKLSLKDDSDIISKIYIYLTLSAISIRKYDKVNNFYFSAKKIIRQNHLNELLVLLNMSLCVEISALYQTKTDVIALVEEVSFFKTLKNKALVSRANYIFGRVYLYLFNNFIKSMEYLIECLKLAQENNLYSIEAFCKCIISLCYLESGNNVEAIKYINNVLDVAHSNNSISVTERVSIKIDLIWAYLKEDMNKEAEVILLKTIKLMKVVEGVYKDYLYSFIFLYSAEIELKKDNCSFEKVNTYLILSKNIYKSFGDVFIYNSKLDYIYKLYGDLYIKFGNIDEGISCYIKGLNLVKKSSLNLRKISIFYGLIANGYELKKDFKLAIEYYKSMDWYSDRWEKNNSYKTSQAIHKQYELRQKQESLRLLVDDNKKLENDILKDGLTKLYNRRYLEQQLDLFNGTRDKNMVAILVDIDCFKSYNDNYGHLAGDKVIVKVTDIIRSVFIDITEHIIRYGGEEILILVDSIESIGVEEIDNIELYIKRVFKLLEFEGIEHIYSKIKNYITISAGVSIKRCHSRKDVEILIEDADKNLYKSKKAGRNQYIII